A window from Actinomycetota bacterium encodes these proteins:
- a CDS encoding DNA-3-methyladenine glycosylase 2 family protein, whose amino-acid sequence MKIAGGRVWRATRTPEGPGTVHLSREGDEISVESWGPGAGWLLDRAPLLVGLDDIPERFRPQHTVIREMHGRHPGLRFGASGAVVEAMIASVLEQKVTGQEAWRSWSMMVRRFSEPAPGPHKLMLPPDPKVLSGLGYYEFHPLGVEKRRADTVLRVCGLAAKLNALTSLPPKEAGALMGKIPGVGPWTVAEVSRVALGDTDAVSVGDLHLPHLVTWNLAGEPRGDDARMLELLEPYRGQRARALRLLELSGNWAPRRGPRYNPIPIARL is encoded by the coding sequence ATGAAAATTGCGGGTGGCCGGGTCTGGAGGGCGACGAGGACTCCGGAGGGGCCCGGCACGGTCCACCTCTCCCGCGAGGGCGATGAGATCTCGGTTGAGTCCTGGGGGCCGGGGGCCGGGTGGCTACTCGACCGCGCTCCCCTGTTGGTCGGGCTGGACGACATCCCGGAGCGGTTCCGTCCCCAGCACACCGTGATTCGAGAGATGCACGGCCGGCACCCCGGCCTTCGTTTCGGGGCCTCCGGGGCCGTGGTCGAAGCGATGATTGCGTCGGTGTTGGAGCAGAAGGTCACCGGACAGGAAGCGTGGCGCTCCTGGAGCATGATGGTCAGGCGGTTCTCCGAGCCGGCCCCGGGTCCGCACAAGCTGATGCTCCCGCCCGATCCCAAGGTTCTCAGTGGCCTCGGCTACTACGAATTTCACCCGCTGGGGGTCGAGAAGCGGCGGGCCGACACGGTTCTGAGGGTCTGCGGGCTGGCGGCGAAGCTCAACGCGCTGACATCCCTGCCACCCAAGGAGGCCGGGGCTCTCATGGGGAAGATCCCCGGAGTGGGCCCATGGACCGTCGCCGAGGTCTCCCGAGTGGCCCTGGGCGACACCGACGCGGTCAGCGTCGGCGACCTGCACCTGCCCCACCTGGTGACGTGGAACCTGGCCGGGGAGCCCAGAGGGGACGACGCTCGGATGCTGGAGTTGCTGGAGCCCTACCGGGGCCAGAGGGCCCGTGCCCTGCGCCTGCTCGAGCTGTCCGGCAACTGGGCCCCCCGGCGCGGCCCCCGGTACAACCCGATCCCGATCGCCAGACTGTGA